A segment of the Candidatus Protochlamydia naegleriophila genome:
GTTTATCTCAAGGTGAGAGATTAGAATTTAGAGAATTCGGTGTGTTTGAGGTTGTCGAAAGAAAGCAAAAAATCGGACGCAATCCTAAAAACGCAGCTGTACCTATCGTAATCCCAGCACGCCAAGCGGTGAAATTTACGCCTGGTAAAAAGATGCGTCAAGTTGTCGAGTCGGAAGAAATTTTTGCAGAAGTTGGTTCATAACATCTTTTGATCTTTCAAATGACTCTAAAAAATCATTTAAATAGATAAGTGCACGTTGGTTATTCATGATCCATAAAATGAATCCGAAGCATTTAGCTATTTAAATTTGAGTCATTGAATATCCCGGATTTTTTAAGCGCTTGACTTGTTCGCTTTAGGATAAGTTTGAGCGCTGCGATAAGAAAAATTGACATGCTTGCCGTAAGCTTTGAGCAGAGCCAAGCTTGGTTAATTAAGCGTGTAAAGAAAATGTTTTGCTGGACTTGTGAATGGATTTGCTGGTCTTTTAGGGCTTGAATGATTTCAAGATTAGATCCAGTATTTGCTAGGGATAGTATTTCGATCGGAATTGAACTCGCATGCGATTGGCTATATTAGGATTTAATGGTTACAGCAACAATGATCGATAAGTTTTCTCTTCAAACCCTTTTTGCATCACGAATGGCGGCAATTGAGGCTCCTTTCGGTCTCGAGCTAGCGGTTAAATCTTGGTTGGATCAGCAATCCTTTCCTATGGAAGAGGTTGTAGAGGAGTGTTACTGGCATGAGACGCTCATGTCGTCTGAGAAGGCAATTGAGAATTGGAAGTCTCTTTTAACCGTTAATCTTCTCAACCATTTTCTTGCTTCTCCCGTGAAAGAGCTGGCTGCTAAGGTTCGTGCGTTTGAGCAGCAGCCTTGGAATCAAAGTTCACAGTATTTTAGAGTCATTGTTGCGCTCAATCATCTACTGACTAAAATGTCTGTTCCAGAGGTTGGTAGCCATCTATTAGAAAGTGGAGCGGCTCTTATCGATTTGCAAGAGTATTGCTCTTGGCAAGCACTCCCCTATGCGCCTTATCATCTTGAATTCGGCATTTTTCTTTGCATGTTAGCCCAATTAACGAAGCGCGAAGATTTGCTGAACAGCGTGATTCGTTTAGCAAAGTGGCAGCTCAATAATACATTAGATGCTAACTATTTTCCATTTACGGCTTTATTCGCTCGCGAGCAAGATGGTGATCCTTTAAATAACCTTCTTCTTTACTATCTCTTTTTTCATAGTGTTTCAGCCTTAACACAAGAAAATGAATTTGACAGCGCGGCAAATGCCTTATTGGGCCGCCTGCAAAAGGATTGGAGCGACGCTTCTAAGCCGATCCATCCTTTGTGGGTGTTAGTCGAGAAACTGTTTATAACCGAAAAAAAAGAGGCTTGCCTTCCTTTTACGCTTCCAGAACACATCTATGACTCGTCAACAGCCTTAGTCGGCTACCGATCTTCCAACATGCATGCTGTTTGCACCTTGCACGGAGGGCATACGGGGCTTGGGTCTATCAAGTTAGAAGATGTTGAAATTATCAATTATGGACCCCAATATTTGCCTTTAGGCGACTGCCTAGGGTTTGGAATTGAGGGGAACCACTTATCGGATCATGGCTTGCGCAAATCTATGATCGAGCTAAGGCGGCAAGGGTTTTCCTTGAAAGGGTGTGTCCGTTTAGTCGATCAGCCCTCATCCCTGCCTTTTCAGATAGGCCAGTTTCGAGGCATTTGGTTCGAAATTTTGCAGGAGTTTAAGCAAGCCCGCTTTAATCTCAAAACCTCATTCCTGGGATTGGATGGATGGGAAGGGACGGCTTTTAGTTTTTTTGCCAAAGCCGAGAAGTGCCGTGTGGGGGATGAAAAGATTCTTTTTCCAAGCACTCTTGATCGCTATGAGGGAAGTGCGCAACCAATCTACTTAGACGGCAAGCACTCATCGCTTTGTTTGAGTATTCCCTCGTTCAAAGGGACGATTCAGGCCATACCTCGTTGGGGGAAAAGTAGTTTTTGGGGGGCTAATTTTTTAATCGCCTATATCCTCCATTCCGATCAGCGCCATTATCAATGGCAAATGGAATCGTTGGATATGCCGGAAACAGCCCTGTAAGCGTTCCTTAAATTTTCTATGTAATCGGTGATTGTGCAAATCTGTAACTACCTTGGCCTAAATAATTGATCCATCTTCGAATCGATTAATGCGTAAAAATCTCATTGCAAGAATCTCATGAGTATTAGCAGAAAAGGTCTTCGAAGCGCTTTTTAGCGGCTTCATGGTTGGATGGCACGGGTGGTTTGCCAAGTAAGCTGAATTCTTCGCAAAAATTATTTGCTTGCCGATCCGAAACAGAGTCTGTTCCAGGCACAGCACAGTCATTGGCCAGCCTCGGCTTGTAATACTTGCAGTTCTGGCAACAATGCAAGGCTGAGCCGCATTTGTCACAGGTTTCACGAAATGAAACCTTTCCTTGAAAAGGGTCGGGCGTTGAAAAGCCGCAGTGCCAGCAGTACACGATCTCCTCCTTAGTTTAATTAAATAGTATAACTATAACAACTTCAATTGATTAACGTCGACTCTAAATGAAGTCGCCTTTGAGATTCTCAATTTAAAAAGAGAAGGGTTTTGTTAGTTAAATCATTTGTTTTTAACGTATTATGTAGATTTATGGGAGTGTTGGCATGGTTCATGAAATGAAACGAGGGTGTCGATCTCCCTTGATCCTTAAAGGTTGAAAGGGGTAAAGAGAGAAAGAGCAGTCAAACGTTTTTATTTATGGGAGGTATTATGGAAAACAATGAGAATCTATTTAATGCCGCTGTAATCGGTGAAAATCCAGAAACAGCTTTTATCATCTTGGAAGGAAATCGTCTGCATGCAGTCGAGCAGAGCGTAGCCGACTTAAAGCAAGATGAGAGAGATCCAGAGCAGCTTTTGATTTTAACACGTAATGGCTTGAATGCTTTAATCGAATTTGCCCAAGGAAAGATTGAACCTCATTTCTTGGAAATCGATTGGGATGAGTTGTCTTCGCAAGATGATGAACAAGCGCATTTGATCCGCAAAATTCACAATATCTTTTCCCATCTTCCCCACCACTTTCGTAATGAATTATCTGCCTTAATTCACCATAAGGCCAGCTCTTAACAGTTATCGATTCATCGATACATTCTTAATTATTCTTTTGAGAAACGAACGATCGTTTCTGGCATCAAGGCTTGAAACGATCGTTTTTCTCAATCCCTTTACCTCGCATTGCATCTTTCTAGCAGCCTATTTACACTTATCTGTTTTATTTGGAATAGATTGTGTTAAATTTAAAGAGGATTTTCCTTATAATCTGATAGTCTGATGCTTCTCTCTTAAGTTTTCGTTCGTGGCAAGACGTGATGTCTATATTTTGAAAAGCGCGGGCCACTGTCACATGTATTTGACTGTAATAAGGTTGAATCGGTTAAAGGGGAGTGCTTTTGATTCTTTAAAAGGCTATTTTTTTAGCACTTGGCGTATAACTTGGCAAAAAGGCGGTAAGGGCTTATCATGTTAGCTGATTGTTTAGGTAGAGATGTTTATTTCTAGAAAGAATGAAAGAGCGAGTCGGAAATAAATGGTTTTAACTAGTTGGTTGTAAGCTGAATAGACTAGTTGAAGAGCTTGATGAATCCTGTGCATTAGTGCGATAGAAAGACTCCTATTGAAGGTATTTTGTGTATAAGTTAAAGAGAGGCCAAAGATGACACTACCCAAACTGTTAGCCCTTGTTTCACTTATTCTGTTTGGAGCAATCGGCATTGCAGCCATTTTTAAAAGTAAGTCAGTACCGCCGGTTGTAGTAACGACCAGCCAGGTTCCGCTTGAGGTGGAGCTAGATCAAGAAATTCAATTAATTGCTCCGGCCTTGGCGGTAGCGCCTCAGTCAGTAAAGCCTTCCTTTTCTTCTGTTACTTCGAAATCTGCGGCAGCCATCGATTTGCCTGAGGCCAATCGTGTTGAAGAGTTTTTTAATAAGAACGAGCCAAAGTTTCCCATTGTAGAAACAGTGACTTATAAAAGCCGCGTTACTTGGCAGAAAGGGCGTCCGGCATGGCTTTCGGATTATGCGTCTCATTACGATACCTCGCGTCATTTTATTGCGCGCAGTCTCAATGGAAAGCCGGACTATTTGAAGCAGGAATTGGCAGAAGGGGACCGTTTTAATGTATTGCGCAAAGATAAGGACATTCAGTTCTATCTATTAATCGACACATCGCGCTGTAAGATGTGGTTCTATTATTTAGCATCTGATGAAAAGCGTCCCGTTTTAGTGAAAACTTATGCAGTAGGTCTTGGTAGGTTAGATTCCTCCTGTGTTTCCGGCCTTTTAACGCCACTTGGTAAATATTCTTTAGGTGATCGGATTGCTACTTATAAGCCTAAAGCGACAGGAATTTATCACGGTAAAAAAGCCGAAATGATAACAATCTTTGGGACACGTTGGATTCCTTTTGAAGAAGAGTTGAGTCCAGCTTGTACGGCGCCGGCAAAAGGATTTGGTATCCATGGAACGCCATGGGAATATCGGTCGGGCGAGCCTGCTGATAATATAGAGAGCATTGGAAAGTATGAAAGTGATGGATGCATACGCTTGGCTACCCCTGACATTGAAGAGCTGTTTTCCATCATCATTACTAAGCCGACTACGATAGAAATTGTCCGCGATTTTGCAGACTCTACACTAGTTGGATTATCACCTTAAAAATAATGAATTAACTCAAGGAGTTGCCGTTGGATATTTTACCCCATGAAAAACAAATTCATGAGTATATCAAAACGATTGAGCATCTAAAAAAGCAAAGCCAGGACAATCCTATTTTTGATGTTGAAATTCTCAAGTTGGAACAGAAATTAGAGAAGCTCAAGCAGCATGTGTATTCAGAGTTGACACCTTGGCAAAGAATTATGATTTGCCGCCATTCTGCGCGGCCGCATGCCATTGATTTTATCCGCAATATGTGTGAAAGCTTTACTGAGTTGGCCGGTGATCGCAGCTATAAAGACGATCATGCGATTGTTGGCGGTTTGGCTAAAATCGGCGGAGTCAAATGTGTGATCATGGGTCAAGAGAAGGGGTATGACACCGAGAGCCGTGTCTATCGCAATTTTGGTATGCTAAATCCGGAAGGTTTCCGTAAAGCTCTTCGTTTGATGCAATTGGCTGAAAAATTCCATTTGCCTATCGTGTCGCTTCTGGATACTCCAGGTGCTTATCCGGGCCTTGAGGCGGAAGAGCGTGGACAGGGATGGGCGATTGCTCAAAATCTGCGTGAAATGATGCGCATCAATACTCCCATTATCGTGGCGGTAATTGGTGAGGGCTGCTCTGGAGGTGCTCTTGGAATGGGTATAGGGGATGTTATTGGAATGCTTGAACATTCCTACTATTCGGTCATTTCGCCCGAAGGCTGTGCTTCCATTTTGTGGAAAGACGCCTCGAAGAACGTTGAAGCCGCATCCGCTCTTAAACTCAATGCTGAAAATCTACTAGAGTTGAAAATTATTGATGCTATTATTCCTGAACCTCTTGGCGGTGCTCATCATGACCCGCAGCTGGCTTCCCATAATCTTAAGCAATTTATTTTAGAACAAATGCATATCCTCAGACGCATCCCTTCTTCTTTGCTGCTAGAGCAGCGTTATTTGAAGTTTCGTCAAATGGGACAGTTTTTAGAAGGTTAATGATTAACTATGCGTCTTTTATTGCGAACTGCTTTGCTTGGCCAACGACACCGTTTGTTAATTGGCTTAACTATCTTGTCTATGATTCTTTTGACTTTTGCTTCCCAGTTAGAAGTTGTGGCGCTAGGAGTCATTACAAGAAAAGGTCCCGACTTTTTTGAATTATTCGCTCCTATTAAAGAAGGTAAATTAGACCGTCAGCTAGAGGTAACGTGGGAAGAGGTTGAGCAGCGTTGGACTCAATTGGATCCGGCTCAGGAAGGGATGGTGACGCTTCATGATACAAACCAATTTTTGAGCGAGTATAAGGGGCGCGATTTAGTCGAGAAAGTTGTTGAAGGGTTGAACGTTATTATTCCGATTGGGACGAGCTTAAAAGCTCTGGCTTTATTTATCGTCTTTGTCGCTCTCTTTAAAGCTATTTCTCTTTTTTGCCAACGCTTTGCAGCCAGGCTTGTTGCCATTCGAGTAAGTCGTGATTTGCGTCAGGCTTATTTTGAGCACATTCAAGCCTTGCCGATGGAGTTTTATCAGAAGCACAACATCGGAAGCCTTTCTTCACGTGTAGTGGGAGATGCTTCGCTTGTGGCAGAGGCCTTGAATGCTTGTTTGGTGAATTATCTCCAGACTCCATTTACTGTTTTAACAACGCTTGGGCTCTGTTTCTATACATCTTGGCAGCTTTCTCTTATCATTTTCTTTGGTTTCCCTTTGATTGTTTTCCCTATCGTATTTTTGGCTAAAAAGGTCAAAAAGATTTCTAAACAGATTCAAAAAAATCAGGAAACCTTTGCTACCGTTTTGATCGATTTTCTAGCGGGAATTCAAACTGTCAAAGTCTTTGCCATGGAAGAATTTTCGCTAAAAAAATACCGCGAACAGAATGCGAAGATGGCAGCTTTAGAGCAAAAAAGCGCCCGCTATGATCTTTCTTCTAGACCAATCGTACACACCATTGGGATGTTCTTTTTGGCAACAGCGCTTTTATATGGCTTATACGTTTTACAGCTTAATGTGTCGGATGTCCTTGTGTATTGCGGCTTGCTTTATGTTTTCTATGAACCCATTAAAAAATTTGCTGAAGAAAATACACATATCCAAAGAGGCATTGCAGCGGCAGAAAGAATGCAAGAGGTTTTAGATTTGCAGCCGCAGATTCGAGATCACGATGGTGCCCTTCATTTAAACACCTTAGATGAGACGATCGAATTTGATGATGTCTGGTTTAAGTATGAGTCTAAGTGGGTCTTAAAAGGAGTCAGCTTTTCTGTCCGCAAAGGGCAAACGGTTGCGCTTGTGGGCCCGACAGGGTCTGGTAAATCGACCATTGTGCAACTGCTTCCGCGCCTTTACGACGTTCAGAAAGGGGAAATCCGCATTAATGGTCGCCCACTTACTACCTATACCCAAAAGTCACTGCGTGAACAGATGGCTTTTGTGCCGCAAAAGCCTTTTCTTTTTCTTGATACTGTTTCTGAAAATATCTCTTTTGGCCGCCCTTTTAGCCAGGCAGATATTCAAGAAGCTGCAAGGCAGGCCCATGCTGACGAGTTTATTTGTCAGTTGCCAAACGGCTATCAAACTGAATTATCTGAGGCTGGTAAAAACCTGTCTGGCGGGCAACAGCAGCGTTTAGCGATTGCACGCGCGCTTGTTAAGAAGGCTCCTATTTTGATCATGGATGAGGCTACCTCGTCTCTTGATGCCATGAGTGAAGCCCACATCAAGTCCGCTTTGGGGCAGCTGCATGGAAAAATGACTCAGATTGTCATTGCTCATCGCTTGTCAACCATCGAAGATGCCGATAAAATCATCTTCTTGGAGCACGGTGAAAAGATTGCCGAGGGGACCAAAGATGAGCTTTTACAAACATGCCCTCCTTTCAAGAAGATGTGGGAGTTGATGTACCAGCAGCCAGCTTTGCAAGCCGGCAATGGATAGCTCCACTCGCTCTGTCTTTAATCAATGATAAAAAGGGATGGTAGGTCTGGCTTAAATGAACTCATCTTTATACAAACAGTGTAGCTTTGGCTTAAGCCCAATTTCTCTGTTTGCATAAAGGTGAGTACTTAATGGGAGCAGTCATTTTCAAGAAAAGCAAAACCTAGATTTTTGATTTTTTGATTGGAAACTTTTTTATTTCCGCCATGGGGGCTGGCTCGCGAAGGATCCCAAGCTATTTTGGGAAGATTAGCCTGCTGGCATAGTTTGTCATAGAATTCACGTCTTGGCAGATGCAGATCATTGCATAAATTAAAAAGGCCGTGCAGTGACTTTGCCAATGCAAAATCAAGAGCTCTTACAATATCCGTTAAGTGAATGAGATTGGTGTATTGATTACCGGTCCCTGGGAATGTAAGCGTAGGGGATCGTCGCAAACGATCGCTAACATAGCGACCTGGGCCATAGATTTCTCCCAATCGGAAAATGACGACGCGTCCAACGGTTGTTTCAAGAAAAGTTTGCTCGGTTTGGTATAAGCATCGGCCATTATCGCTTAGTGCAGCCAAAGGTGTCGCCTCGTCTACCCAATCCCCTTGGAAATCTCCATATACAGAGGTGCTGCTAGTGTAAAGTATGTGCTTAAGCTTCGGCAGCCTGGGAAGATGCTCTGCAATCTGCTGTGCCGTTTGGAGGTAAGTTGCTAGATAAGTGGAATTTGAATCCGGTGCTACGCTTACTAGAAGGGCTTCTATTTCGCTTAAAAAGGGAAAAAGGAGCAGGTCTTGGATTAGATGAACTTCATCGGCACATTGCTGCAAAGAAGCTATTCGCTCTTGCTTGCGAGTGGTGACGGAAATGTGATGACCAGCAAGCTTCCAGTAATGGGCGGCCGCTTGGCCAACGTATCCGCAACCCAGGATTCCGATCTTCATGCGGCCCCGGCAGCTCCTGCAGGTTCTAGCATACCGAGCCGTGAGAAGCTCTCTTTCAATTCGTGGTTTTCAGGCTTGTCAAAGGCACCCGTTGATACAAGCCATTGAATGTAATTGCGCGGGATTTGGCTTAGCGGTTGGCCTTGATGTTTACCAAATGGCATATGCTGGATGAGGCGAGGGCGATTTAGAAGGGAATATACTTCATCGATTTCCAAGTCATCGATCATGTAGCTAAAGACCTGATGAAGAACGATCACGTCATCGAGTGCGCGGTGGGCATTATTGGCAGCGACTCCATAAATTTCACGCAAGAATTGAAGCGTATGGCGGGGAAGATCCGAACGATAACGTCTTGCCCATTTCAGAGTATCTAAAAACTTCCAATGCGTGGGCATTGACAGTTGATTGCGCTCGTATTCGAGGCGTAAAAAGTGGTAGTCGAAGTTGTCATTGTTGTGGGCGATCAGAACCACCTCACCTTCGCAAAATTCGGCAAATTCGAGTCCAATTTGGGCGAAGGAGGGAGCATCTGCCACCATCTCATCTGTAATGTGGTGAATGGCAGTGGATTCAGGAGGAATGGGGAAGCCAGGATTGACGAATCTTTCAAAGCGGCGGTTAAGAAGGGGATCATAGGCGGCAATTTCAATGACCCGATCCCTTTCTGCCTTTACTCCGGTGGTTTCTGTATCGTAATAAATGGCTCTTAGAGGCATGTCCTTACTTTCCCTGATCCATTTCCTGGGCTTTTTCTAAGATTTCATCTAGCGTTGTTTGGCCAAATCCAACTGCTTCGATAGGCGTCGCAAACATTTGGCAGACATGCTCAACCGTTTTAAGGAAGGCTAGTAAAAGCTCTCCATCGATTTTTTTATTTGGCGTTGGTAGCATCAGGCGATAGAATACAACTCCGGCCGTTTCATCCATGCCAAAGCCTGGAACATCCAATTCTTTGTTCAATAAATGGAGCAAACGAGCCATGTCTGGAACGACATTGCGTTCTAGCTGGCAAGGAATGAAGGCTAGCATTTGCAAAAGATGGCCATCATCAAAGACTCGGAGAAAAAGAGGGTATTCTTTTTGCGAAACTTTTAAAATTGTATAGACTTGCTGGGTTTCCGACTGGATATCTGCTTCATACTTATTCTTCTGCATGAAAGCTAATAACGCTTCTGGGGTCATATTAATCATGATCTAATCCTTTTAATCTTAGAGGCTGTTCGCAAGGGCGTAAACAGTCTTTTACATTCCCATACCAGGTAACATGCTACTGGCTTTTTCACACGTTACGGACGGATTATTTGTCGTTGGCACCACAGAAAATTCATTTTCGCCAGGCATGCGATAGCAGCTTGATAAAACCAATAAAAGAGGAAGAAGAGTCCAGTAAGAGAGCGTGCGTTTCATTGTATCATCCATATTAAAACATAAAATGGATTGTAATTTAACGGTTTTGCGAAATTCGATCAATGTTATACGTCATTTGCCAAAAAATTGCCCTTGTAAGTTATTTAGCTGACCGGAAAACTGGCACGTCCAAACTTGAGTCTATGGCTGAATAGGTTCTTTAGTTGGTTGACTTGCGACAAAAGAAGGACTCGATTGCCACAATGGGTTTGTTCAAAACAATGCGTTTCCAGCCACAGGCATAAATCGCTAAATAAAGCGTGCAATTCTTCTATCGTAAGCTCTTGGGAGAAGCTGTGCATCCAGTCGTGATTTTCATCAGAGGCTTCCGCCGCTTCCCTGAGTTTTTTCCAAGCTTCGTTGGTGTTAGAGGAAATGGGTTCATCTTTAATTTCAAGCCCATTCTCCTGATGCTGTTCTAAGGTTTGCAGGAATCTTAAGACTGATGAGCGAATGGTCGTTTCTAGTTTTTGCGTATGGGTAGGTAAAGAAGCACTTTGGGCAATAGTATGCGTGCGATGCCAGCCAAGATAGAAGAGGGCGTTAGCAGGACGGATGTCTTTTTGCAGGCTTCCTTTTCCAGGAGGTAGGGGCATCGCAGTCTGCCAATGATGAGCGACGAGCTGATGCGAACACTCCTCTTTTTTTTCGGCCCAACACCAACCTTGTAAGGCCCAATAGGGCGAAAAGAAACCGATCAACGAACTTATCATGCGAATAGCGGTGCAAAGAAGAGGGCACAATAATTGGATGAGAGTTAAAAAAATAAGGTGAAAAAACCCACTAAAACTTAGCTCAATAGCCTGGTTCCGGATTTTTACGGTTAAATAGGCCAATAGGTGTGATAAGGCAGCAAGTATTTTGATGGCCAGGTAAAAGGGGAAACGGATGGCCTCGCCCAATACGTTGATAAACAGATTGGCTCTTGTAGGAAGAGCGCCTGTTTTCAATGCCATCTCAAAAATTTCAATACTTTTTTGCGCACAGAGTACATCAAATTCGTATTGATTGTTTAAGTTGGTTATGGAGGTGCGACTGTTCATTTTAACCAAACCTCTCTCTAAATAAGAAAGGATATTAAAAACGTAATAAAATCTCAATTAAAACGATGGTTTTAGAAGAGGAAGTTCAGCCAACTGCTATAGGAGTGTGTCCTTGGTACGTAATAGCCTTTACAGCATAAAAAGCCTCCACCAAATCCATAAATTGCGGCAATTGCATCATCCCGCGCCTTTTCCCAACCTGATTCTTCTAATCGCATCTTTCGGCGGCGGCACAATACAAATGCCACCTTTGCTATGAACTTTCTCCCAAATCAGAATGTGTTGCCGCACCTTCCTGCTGGACAGGTATGATGGGAGGAAAACCAATTTTTGATTGCTTTTTCATCAATCCAAGTAGTTGGACTTCCCCTTTGAATGAGGTCTTTGTTATGCTCAGACCAATTTCTAATGCGATAATTAGGTTCAGTTTGCATGGGTAGTCTCTGCATTTTTTATCAAAAGCAGACTACTCCATGCATTTTATATTTTCTCCGCGTTTTTCATGAGTTTTGAGGAAAGAGGTTGTCTTTCATCTGTTCAGCTAGTTCACCTAATAAACTAGCTGGAAGATGTGGATACTGATCAGCCAGATGAGATAGACTTGAGCCAGATGTGATATAATCAGGTGTAATATAATTTAGAACATCTTTTGCAACAGCGGCTGAAAAATCGTCTATAGAGCTGCCTGTATTTGTTTTGAGAGCCTCTTGAGCTTCTGTTTTATATTTAGGAATTAATAAATTATAATACTTCCCCATTTCAATCAAATGACTTAAAAAGAGCTGTTTTTCTGGAGAGCAAGCCATCTCATTAAGCTTTTGCTGGCATTCCTCATGACTTAAGTTTTGAAATCCAGAAGTTTTTAATTGATGTTTCAAAAGATCCAATAAAAGAGGATGCTTATCAGCTTTCAATTGCTTTAGCATCTTTAGCTGAAGAAGCGGGCTACTAGCAAGCTCCCAAGCACAGTTGAGTTGATCTAAGGTTTCGGCTGTAGCCGCAAAGGCTATAAATAAAGGATCTCCCTTTTCTGCTCCAAGCTCAGGTGAGAATAATTTAGAATGTTTTTGCATTTCTTTATCAATTATTTTATCAAAATGATTATATAAAACCGGCTCTTGTCCTTTTAAGTGTTTGACTATTCTTTGAACAAGGCATAAGACTATGGGCTCTGATGGCAGCCTGGAAAATTCAAACAAATTTTTTATCTTAAAAGACTCTTTGATAGCATCGAGATTTTTTAAATTGTAAATAGCATGACCAAGCCATTCACAGAGTTGAGCCTCAAGCTTTAGTTGAGTAGGGTGTGGCGAGCCTTGTTGGGGGTGGAGGGAAATTAGAAGGGGATTCATATATATATCCTTTTAGTCTTATTAAATATTTACTTGTGTTTTTAATTAGATTTCATTTCCTGCTTGCTAAAAGATTTTATTTCTTGCAAGCCTATTCAAGTTTGCTGTCACAAGCACCTTCCTGAAATTCTTGTTGTGAAATGCACATGAAATCAAATAATGAATTTTATATCAGCATAAATATGGTTTATTTATTAGATTTGTACAGACTTAAATAATAATAAAAAAATAATCTATTTCAAATAGAATTGTAATTATTTTTTTTGTAAATCAGTTTGGCTTTTAATTGAATCAAGTTGTAATTAATTAAAAGAAATTAAATTTGGATTTTCGGTTCAAACGAGTGATTGATCCTTAAAAGAATTGCTACTGTTTGAAGGGCAAAACTTAAGAATTTTTTGGCTTGGGTTGATCGGAAAAAAAGGGAGGGAGAGTACGAGCCGAATCGCTGTCCCCTTTTTCATCGGACTCCGGCGCGGCCCCAAGAGAAGCGAGCTGGGCAACACCCATTGGGGATTCTGCGATCAATAAGGTCTGACCCTGGACGTCCAAGAGATAAAGAGTGGAGCGTGGGGAAAGATAGCGTGTCTCTAAGACTTTAATGGAGCTTGCTTGATTGAGTTGAGTTACCCGCGTCTTGGTCATCTTCTTAAGCATCCAGGAGGCTAAGAGCATGAAACCGATCAATAAACCCAATAAAAAGAGCATATTCATAAATTTAGATTGAAAAGTGTCTGAATCCTTTACAACGGGATCGACTAAGGGATCATGATAGGCGTCTGGAAGGTGTACGGCATTG
Coding sequences within it:
- a CDS encoding SDR family oxidoreductase; the protein is MKIGILGCGYVGQAAAHYWKLAGHHISVTTRKQERIASLQQCADEVHLIQDLLLFPFLSEIEALLVSVAPDSNSTYLATYLQTAQQIAEHLPRLPKLKHILYTSSTSVYGDFQGDWVDEATPLAALSDNGRCLYQTEQTFLETTVGRVVIFRLGEIYGPGRYVSDRLRRSPTLTFPGTGNQYTNLIHLTDIVRALDFALAKSLHGLFNLCNDLHLPRREFYDKLCQQANLPKIAWDPSRASPHGGNKKVSNQKIKNLGFAFLENDCSH
- a CDS encoding ABC transporter ATP-binding protein — translated: MRLLLRTALLGQRHRLLIGLTILSMILLTFASQLEVVALGVITRKGPDFFELFAPIKEGKLDRQLEVTWEEVEQRWTQLDPAQEGMVTLHDTNQFLSEYKGRDLVEKVVEGLNVIIPIGTSLKALALFIVFVALFKAISLFCQRFAARLVAIRVSRDLRQAYFEHIQALPMEFYQKHNIGSLSSRVVGDASLVAEALNACLVNYLQTPFTVLTTLGLCFYTSWQLSLIIFFGFPLIVFPIVFLAKKVKKISKQIQKNQETFATVLIDFLAGIQTVKVFAMEEFSLKKYREQNAKMAALEQKSARYDLSSRPIVHTIGMFFLATALLYGLYVLQLNVSDVLVYCGLLYVFYEPIKKFAEENTHIQRGIAAAERMQEVLDLQPQIRDHDGALHLNTLDETIEFDDVWFKYESKWVLKGVSFSVRKGQTVALVGPTGSGKSTIVQLLPRLYDVQKGEIRINGRPLTTYTQKSLREQMAFVPQKPFLFLDTVSENISFGRPFSQADIQEAARQAHADEFICQLPNGYQTELSEAGKNLSGGQQQRLAIARALVKKAPILIMDEATSSLDAMSEAHIKSALGQLHGKMTQIVIAHRLSTIEDADKIIFLEHGEKIAEGTKDELLQTCPPFKKMWELMYQQPALQAGNG
- a CDS encoding L,D-transpeptidase; this translates as MTLPKLLALVSLILFGAIGIAAIFKSKSVPPVVVTTSQVPLEVELDQEIQLIAPALAVAPQSVKPSFSSVTSKSAAAIDLPEANRVEEFFNKNEPKFPIVETVTYKSRVTWQKGRPAWLSDYASHYDTSRHFIARSLNGKPDYLKQELAEGDRFNVLRKDKDIQFYLLIDTSRCKMWFYYLASDEKRPVLVKTYAVGLGRLDSSCVSGLLTPLGKYSLGDRIATYKPKATGIYHGKKAEMITIFGTRWIPFEEELSPACTAPAKGFGIHGTPWEYRSGEPADNIESIGKYESDGCIRLATPDIEELFSIIITKPTTIEIVRDFADSTLVGLSP
- a CDS encoding HU family DNA-binding protein, yielding MATSTKKSTMTKKKLINSISQDKGIHPNDVRHVIQAFLDKITDCLSQGERLEFREFGVFEVVERKQKIGRNPKNAAVPIVIPARQAVKFTPGKKMRQVVESEEIFAEVGS
- a CDS encoding flagellar biosynthetic protein FliO yields the protein MKQYLLIPFLFLTLFSASLSMAQESQTQPPLAKDAHSIEQDSSDYPVYDANAVHLPDAYHDPLVDPVVKDSDTFQSKFMNMLFLLGLLIGFMLLASWMLKKMTKTRVTQLNQASSIKVLETRYLSPRSTLYLLDVQGQTLLIAESPMGVAQLASLGAAPESDEKGDSDSARTLPPFFSDQPKPKNS
- a CDS encoding putative quorum-sensing-regulated virulence factor — encoded protein: MPLRAIYYDTETTGVKAERDRVIEIAAYDPLLNRRFERFVNPGFPIPPESTAIHHITDEMVADAPSFAQIGLEFAEFCEGEVVLIAHNNDNFDYHFLRLEYERNQLSMPTHWKFLDTLKWARRYRSDLPRHTLQFLREIYGVAANNAHRALDDVIVLHQVFSYMIDDLEIDEVYSLLNRPRLIQHMPFGKHQGQPLSQIPRNYIQWLVSTGAFDKPENHELKESFSRLGMLEPAGAAGAA
- a CDS encoding YbjN domain-containing protein, with product MINMTPEALLAFMQKNKYEADIQSETQQVYTILKVSQKEYPLFLRVFDDGHLLQMLAFIPCQLERNVVPDMARLLHLLNKELDVPGFGMDETAGVVFYRLMLPTPNKKIDGELLLAFLKTVEHVCQMFATPIEAVGFGQTTLDEILEKAQEMDQGK
- a CDS encoding acetyl-CoA carboxylase carboxyltransferase subunit alpha; protein product: MDILPHEKQIHEYIKTIEHLKKQSQDNPIFDVEILKLEQKLEKLKQHVYSELTPWQRIMICRHSARPHAIDFIRNMCESFTELAGDRSYKDDHAIVGGLAKIGGVKCVIMGQEKGYDTESRVYRNFGMLNPEGFRKALRLMQLAEKFHLPIVSLLDTPGAYPGLEAEERGQGWAIAQNLREMMRINTPIIVAVIGEGCSGGALGMGIGDVIGMLEHSYYSVISPEGCASILWKDASKNVEAASALKLNAENLLELKIIDAIIPEPLGGAHHDPQLASHNLKQFILEQMHILRRIPSSLLLEQRYLKFRQMGQFLEG